A window from Cryptomeria japonica chromosome 1, Sugi_1.0, whole genome shotgun sequence encodes these proteins:
- the LOC131070620 gene encoding uncharacterized protein LOC131070620 isoform X3: protein MQGIKISQVGRIFALAAPSDSRGRHNGRSKKTKEERRVMIVSFVERYKALNEGKFPTATLTYKEVGGNYYTVREILQELKQENISCDTLGTDLEAIETKYKTTHAVEPLSLPAESEKNGVIGNHHSLEHKEANYQETLSDTEEKKIVIHNDVVETCVNNQTQANEGRNIVGNPPGSNPKSLVVDSQPLQGLTKGQSISSVSNGATNSNHLLELSKALSDPEEQGNIVHNDVVEICDPNGQTQTKQEINIGERPPRTHAASIARDLDILLQVIKGETASIGVRDNNHSLALDEAEYLDTLSDTEEQKTMSQNDVVRTYGLNDQTQAKQEIKIVESPQGPSIASVVGVQPLQEMIEGQSISSVTGAFMDNNHILEINEAKYQEALSDTEERKNIIHNDVETCGLNDQNQVKQEITIVEESPGTSAALNPLVTLEYHEEGEEHLHLETFKPLSLSSDSHCTTRVTKQPKDLSFSAQHEDDNDLVLNSTKGIAEEPAITANKTMIQNDVVRNFGLNNQTQAKQEIKIVEKPQGPSAPSVVGVQPLQEMMEGQSISSVTGGFTDNNHILEINEAKYQEALSDTEEKKSIIHNDVETCGLNNQTQVKQEVTISEESPGTSAASNPLVTLEYHEEGKEHLHLETSKPPSLSSDSHSTTCVTKQPKDLSFSVHHEDDNDLVLNSTKGIAEEIAITADKIVSPLTNSVTAPQEATEIPDNILDGQKLTALNTSPDQGLTGVKG from the exons ATGCAAGGAATTAAAATCAGCCAAGTTGGGAGAATTTTTGCATTGGCTGCTCCATCAGATTCACGTGGGCGTCACAATGGTCGCAGCAAAAAAACAAAGGAAGAACGCCGGGTCATGATTGTGTCTTTTGTAGAAAG GTACAAGGCTCTAAATGAAGGAAAATTTCCTACTGCTACGCTCACATATAAAGAGGTGGGTGGCAATTATTATACTGTAAGAGAAATTTTGCAGGAACTTAAACAAGAAAATATTTCTTGTGATACTCTGGGTACAGATTTGGAAGCTATAGAGACAAAGTATAAGACAACACACGCCGtagaacctttatctcttccagcAGAAAGTGAAAAGAATGGAGTTATAGGCAACCACCATAGCTTGGAACATAAAGAGGCAAACTATCAAGAGACATTATCAGATACAGAAGAGAAGAAAATTGTCATCCATAATGATGTTGTAGAAACTTGTGTGAATAATCAGACTCAAGCAAATGAAGGGAGAAATATTGTTGGAAATCCGCCAGGATCAAATCCTAAATCTTTGGTTGTGGATTCACAGCCTCTGCAGGGGTTGACAAAGGGACAATCTATTTCTAGTGTCAGTAATGGAGCTACAAACAGCAATCACCTCTTGGAACTGAGCAAGGCATTATCAGATCCTGAAGAGCAGGGAAATATTGTCCATAACGATGTTGTGGAAATTTGTGATCCAAATGGTCAAACTCAAACAAAGCAAGAGATTAATATTGGTGAAAGACCACCAAGAACACATGCTGCATCTATTGCCAGGGATCTGGACATTTTGCTACAAGTGATTAAGGGAGAAACTGCAAGCATTGGAGTTAGAGACAACAATCACAGCTTGGCACTAGACGAGGCAGAATATCTGGACACACTGTCAGACACAGAAGAGCAGAAAACTATGAGCCAGAATGATGTTGTGAGAACTTATGGTCTAAATGATCAAACTCAAGCAAAACAAGAGATTAAGATTGTTGAAAGTCCACAAGGACCAAGTATTGCATCTGTTGTGGGTGTGCAGCCTCTGCAAGAGATGATAGAGGGACAATCCATTTCTAGTGTGACAGGTGCATTTATGGATAACAATCACATCTTAGAGATAAATGAGGCAAAATATCAGGAGGCTTTATCAGATACAGAAGAAAGGAAAAATATCATTCATAATGATGTGGAAACTTGTGGTCTAAATGATCAGAATCAAGTAAAGCAAGAGATTACAATTGTTGAAGAGTCACCAGGAACAAGTGCTGCATTGAATCCACTTGTCACACTAGAATACCATGAAGAAGGCGAGGAACATCTTCATTTGGAGACTTTTAAACCTCTTTCCTTATCATCTGATTCTCATTGTACCACCCGTGTTACTAAGCAACCCAAGGATCTGTCCTTTTCTGCCCAGCATGAGGATGACAATGATCTAGTTCTGAATTCAACGAAAGGAATAGCAGAGGAACCTGCAATTACAGCCAATAAAACTATGATCCAGAATGATGTTGTGAGAAATTTTGGTCTAAACAATCAAACTCAAGCAAAACAAGAGATTAAGATTGTTGAAAAGCCACAAGGACCAAGTGCTCCATCTGTTGTGGGTGTGCAGCCTCTGCAAGAGATGATGGAGGGACAATCCATTTCTAGTGTGACAGGTGGATTTACGGATAACAATCACATCTTGGAGATAAATGAGGCAAAATATCAGGAAGCTTTATCAGATACAGAAGAAAAGAAAAGTATCATCCATAATGATGTGGAAACTTGTGGTCTAAATAATCAGACTCAAGTGAAGCAAGAGGTTACAATTAGTGAAGAGTCACCAGGAACAAGTGCTGCATCTAATCCACTTGTCACACTAGAATACCATGAAGAAGGCAAGGAGCATCTTCATTTGGAGACTTCCAAACCTCCATCCTTATCATCTGATTCTCATTCTACCACCTGTGTTACTAAGCAACCCAAAGATCTGTCCTTTTCTGTGCATCATGAGGATGACAATGACCTAGTTTTAAATTCAACAAAAGGAATAGCAGAGGAAATTGCAATTACAGCTGATAAAATAGTCTCTCCATTGACAAATTCAGTTACTGCTCCACAAGAAGCCACTGAAATTCCAGACAATATCTTGGATGGCCAAAAATTAACTGCTTTGAACACTTCTCCTGATCAAGGGCTGACTGGAGTTAAG